A genomic window from Cucumis melo cultivar AY chromosome 8, USDA_Cmelo_AY_1.0, whole genome shotgun sequence includes:
- the LOC103485091 gene encoding peroxidase 49 has product MAKLVSFVFVLSLLAFAPLCFCGRNNGGFGSLYPQYYDHSCPKAKEIVKSIMAKAFAREARIAASILRLHFHDCFVQGCDASLLLDSSGNIRTEKNSNPNRNSARGFEVIDEIKSALEKECPQTVSCADILALAARDSTVITGGPYWEVPLGRKDSRTASLSGSNNNIPAPNNTFQTILNRFQNQGLDIVDLVALSGGHTIGNSRCTSFRQRLYNQNGNGQPDKTLPQSLATELRNRCPRSGGDNNLFSLDYVSPTKFDNSYFKNLVGFKGLLNSDQVLLTGNDASAALVKKYADDSEEFFEQFAKSMIKMSNISPLTGSSGEIRKTCRKINT; this is encoded by the exons atggcCAAGCTTGTAAgctttgtttttgttctttCCCTTCTTGCCTTTGCTCCACTCTGTTTCTGTGGCAGAAATAATGGTGGCTTTGGCTCTCTATACCCACAATATTATGACCATTCGTGCCCCAAAGCTAAAGAAATAGTGAAATCCATTATGGCTAAGGCTTTTGCCAGGGAAGCTCGTATTGCTGCTTCTATCCTTAGACTTCACTTCCACGACTGTTTTGTTCAG GGGTGTGATGCATCTCTACTTTTGGATAGTAGTGGAAACATTAGGACCGAGAAGAATTCAAACCCGAATAGGAACTCAGCTAGAGGATTTGAAGTGATTGATGAGATCAAATCTGCATTGGAGAAAGAGTGCCCACAAACTGTTTCTTGTGCTGATATCTTGGCTTTGGCTGCAAGAGATTCAACCGTCATT ACGGGCGGACCATATTGGGAGGTTCCATTGGGAAGGAAGGACTCAAGAACAGCAAGTTTGAGTGGATCCAACAATAACATTCCAGCTCCAAACAATACTTTCCAAACCATTCTCAATAGATTCCAAAATCAAGGCCTTGACATTGTTGATCTTGTTGCCTTATCGG GAGGCCACACCATCGGAAATTCAAGGTGCACCAGCTTCAGGCAGAGGTTATACAACCAAAACGGCAACGGACAACCCGACAAAACCCTTCCTCAGTCCTTAGCGACGGAGCTCCGTAACCGTTGCCCGAGATCCGGCGGCGACAATAACCTCTTTTCCCTCGACTACGTCAGCCCGACCAAATTCGACAACAGCTACTTCAAGAACTTGGTTGGTTTCAAAGGACTTCTCAACTCCGACCAAGTTCTCCTCACCGGAAACGACGCGTCGGCCGCTTTGGTTAAGAAATATGCAGACGACAGCGAGGAGTTCTTCGAGCAATTCGCCAAATCTATGATCAAAATGAGTAATATTTCCCCATTGACGGGTTCAAGTGGAGAGATCAGAAAGACTTGCAGGAAGATCAACACTTAG
- the LOC103485090 gene encoding uncharacterized protein LOC103485090: protein MRNLRFFSSHFSRIRRTFAQNPSSVSPSTRHINLPGLETFASSSSVNHRNYTTASPESRPAPSERVSAIVDEISGLTLLEVADLTEVLREKLDVKEMPVMTIMMPGTGFGGVQGAGKGGPGAKGGEEKKEEKTAFDVKLEAFDAASKIKIIKEVRTFTSLGLKEAKDLVEKAPTLLKKGVTKEEAETIIAKMKEVGAKVSME, encoded by the coding sequence ATGAGAAATCTgagatttttttcttctcatttctCTAGGATTCGTAGAACCTTCGCTCAAAACCCTTCCTCCGTTTCTCCGTCCACTCGTCACATAAATCTTCCTGGGTTGGAAACTTTTGCATCGTCGTCATCGGTGAACCATCGGAATTACACCACTGCTTCACCCGAATCAAGACCAGCTCCTTCTGAGAGAGTTTCGGCCATTGTGGATGAGATCTCTGGTCTCACGCTACTCGAGGTTGCGGACCTCACGGAGGTTCTTCGGGAAAAATTGGATGTGAAGGAGATGCCGGTAATGACAATAATGATGCCTGGGACTGGGTTCGGTGGCGTTCAAGGTGCCGGTAAAGGTGGTCCTGGAGCGAAAGGCGGTGAGGAGAAAAAGGAGGAGAAGACGGCGTTCGATGTGAAGCTTGAAGCTTTTGATGCTGCGTCCAAGATCAAGATCATTAAGGAAGTGCGGACGTTTACGAGTTTGGGGTTGAAGGAGGCTAAGGATTTGGTGGAGAAAGCGCCTACGCTTTTGAAGAAGGGGGTGACTAAAGAGGAAGCTGAAACCATTATTGCCAAGATGAAGGAGGTTGGCGCCAAAGTTTCAATGGAGTGA
- the LOC103485089 gene encoding folate transporter 1, chloroplastic isoform X1 has product MWQWENATAGALAGFATVAAMHPLDVVRTRFQVYDGRGSNLPTYKNTVNAILTITRMEGLRGLYAGFYPAVLGSTVSWGLYFFFYGRAKQRYSDSGKKDLSPSLHLASAAEAGALVCFCTNPVWLVKTRMQLQSPLHQAQPYSGLYDAFRTILREEGFAALYKGIVPGLMLQVSHGAIQFTVYEELRKIIANSRSKGTRVDAQSSGELLNSGDYAVLGGTSKIAAMLLTYPFQVIRARLQQRPGHDGIPRYMDSFHVLKETARFEGIRGFYRGITPNLLKNVPAASITFIVYENVLNLLKLTRQKE; this is encoded by the exons ATGTGGCAGTGGGAGAATGCCACCGCCGGTGCCCTCGCCGGATTTGCCACTGTCGCCGCGATGCATCCTCTAGATGTCGTCCGCACCCGGTTTCAAG TTTATGATGGCAGAGGATCGAATCTCCCGACTTACAAGAATACGGTTAATGCAATCTTAACTATTACTCGGATGGAG GGCTTGAGAGGACTATATGCAGGCTTCTATCCTGCAGTTCTCGGGTCAACTGTTTCTTGGGgtttatatttcttttt CTATGGCAGAGCCAAACAAAGATATTCTGACAGTGGAAAGAAGGACTTGAGTCCTAGTCTTCATCTTGCTTCAGCAGCGGAAGCAGGAGCTTTG GTTTGTTTTTGCACAAATCCAGTTTGGCTTGTGAAAACAAGAATGCAGCTTCAGAGTCCTCTTCATCAAGCTCAACCTTATTCTGGGCTATATG ATGCCTTCAGAACCATTTTGAGAGAGGAAGGTTTTGCTGCTCTTTATAAAGGGATTGTTCCTGGCCTTATGCTT CAGGTTTCTCATGGTGCCATTCAATTTACAGTCTATGAAGAACTCCGTAAAATTATTGCCAACTCAAGGTCTAAAGGGACCAGAGTCGATGCTCAAAGTTCCGGGGAATTACTG AATTCCGGTGATTATGCTGTTCTTGGAGGAACTTCTAAAATTGCTGCCATGCTTTTGACATACCCATTTCAA GTTATTCGAGCTCGGTTGCAG CAAAGACCAGGCCATGATGGAATCCCAAGATACATGGATAGCTTCCACGTTCTTAAGGAAACTGCACG GTTTGAGGGCATTCGTGGGTTTTACAGGGGAATTACACCAAACCTTCTAAAGAATGTCCCGGCGGCCTCAATCACGTTTATTGTGTATGAAAACGTCTTAAACTTGCTCAAACTAACAAGACAAAAGGAATAA
- the LOC103485089 gene encoding folate transporter 1, chloroplastic isoform X2 produces MWQWENATAGALAGFATVAAMHPLDVVRTRFQVYDGRGSNLPTYKNTVNAILTITRMEGLRGLYAGFYPAVLGSTVSWGLYFFFYGRAKQRYSDSGKKDLSPSLHLASAAEAGALVCFCTNPVWLVKTRMQLQSPLHQAQPYSGLYDAFRTILREEGFAALYKGIVPGLMLVSHGAIQFTVYEELRKIIANSRSKGTRVDAQSSGELLNSGDYAVLGGTSKIAAMLLTYPFQVIRARLQQRPGHDGIPRYMDSFHVLKETARFEGIRGFYRGITPNLLKNVPAASITFIVYENVLNLLKLTRQKE; encoded by the exons ATGTGGCAGTGGGAGAATGCCACCGCCGGTGCCCTCGCCGGATTTGCCACTGTCGCCGCGATGCATCCTCTAGATGTCGTCCGCACCCGGTTTCAAG TTTATGATGGCAGAGGATCGAATCTCCCGACTTACAAGAATACGGTTAATGCAATCTTAACTATTACTCGGATGGAG GGCTTGAGAGGACTATATGCAGGCTTCTATCCTGCAGTTCTCGGGTCAACTGTTTCTTGGGgtttatatttcttttt CTATGGCAGAGCCAAACAAAGATATTCTGACAGTGGAAAGAAGGACTTGAGTCCTAGTCTTCATCTTGCTTCAGCAGCGGAAGCAGGAGCTTTG GTTTGTTTTTGCACAAATCCAGTTTGGCTTGTGAAAACAAGAATGCAGCTTCAGAGTCCTCTTCATCAAGCTCAACCTTATTCTGGGCTATATG ATGCCTTCAGAACCATTTTGAGAGAGGAAGGTTTTGCTGCTCTTTATAAAGGGATTGTTCCTGGCCTTATGCTT GTTTCTCATGGTGCCATTCAATTTACAGTCTATGAAGAACTCCGTAAAATTATTGCCAACTCAAGGTCTAAAGGGACCAGAGTCGATGCTCAAAGTTCCGGGGAATTACTG AATTCCGGTGATTATGCTGTTCTTGGAGGAACTTCTAAAATTGCTGCCATGCTTTTGACATACCCATTTCAA GTTATTCGAGCTCGGTTGCAG CAAAGACCAGGCCATGATGGAATCCCAAGATACATGGATAGCTTCCACGTTCTTAAGGAAACTGCACG GTTTGAGGGCATTCGTGGGTTTTACAGGGGAATTACACCAAACCTTCTAAAGAATGTCCCGGCGGCCTCAATCACGTTTATTGTGTATGAAAACGTCTTAAACTTGCTCAAACTAACAAGACAAAAGGAATAA
- the LOC103485089 gene encoding folate transporter 1, chloroplastic isoform X3 → MEGLRGLYAGFYPAVLGSTVSWGLYFFFYGRAKQRYSDSGKKDLSPSLHLASAAEAGALVCFCTNPVWLVKTRMQLQSPLHQAQPYSGLYDAFRTILREEGFAALYKGIVPGLMLQVSHGAIQFTVYEELRKIIANSRSKGTRVDAQSSGELLNSGDYAVLGGTSKIAAMLLTYPFQVIRARLQQRPGHDGIPRYMDSFHVLKETARFEGIRGFYRGITPNLLKNVPAASITFIVYENVLNLLKLTRQKE, encoded by the exons ATGGAG GGCTTGAGAGGACTATATGCAGGCTTCTATCCTGCAGTTCTCGGGTCAACTGTTTCTTGGGgtttatatttcttttt CTATGGCAGAGCCAAACAAAGATATTCTGACAGTGGAAAGAAGGACTTGAGTCCTAGTCTTCATCTTGCTTCAGCAGCGGAAGCAGGAGCTTTG GTTTGTTTTTGCACAAATCCAGTTTGGCTTGTGAAAACAAGAATGCAGCTTCAGAGTCCTCTTCATCAAGCTCAACCTTATTCTGGGCTATATG ATGCCTTCAGAACCATTTTGAGAGAGGAAGGTTTTGCTGCTCTTTATAAAGGGATTGTTCCTGGCCTTATGCTT CAGGTTTCTCATGGTGCCATTCAATTTACAGTCTATGAAGAACTCCGTAAAATTATTGCCAACTCAAGGTCTAAAGGGACCAGAGTCGATGCTCAAAGTTCCGGGGAATTACTG AATTCCGGTGATTATGCTGTTCTTGGAGGAACTTCTAAAATTGCTGCCATGCTTTTGACATACCCATTTCAA GTTATTCGAGCTCGGTTGCAG CAAAGACCAGGCCATGATGGAATCCCAAGATACATGGATAGCTTCCACGTTCTTAAGGAAACTGCACG GTTTGAGGGCATTCGTGGGTTTTACAGGGGAATTACACCAAACCTTCTAAAGAATGTCCCGGCGGCCTCAATCACGTTTATTGTGTATGAAAACGTCTTAAACTTGCTCAAACTAACAAGACAAAAGGAATAA
- the LOC103485087 gene encoding 3-epi-6-deoxocathasterone 23-monooxygenase CYP90C1 isoform X1 — MGFWVWFVCVILGWFLFKKKKKIIENKDGIPKGNLGWPFFGETLQFISSGYSSRPVTFMDKRKSLYGNVFKTNILGTPIIVSTDSEVNKVILQNHGNIFTPAYPKSITELLGTYSILRMKGNVQRRLHTIIGAFLRSPQLKAQITKDIQNTVQLRLANWNNNSPLHFQTEAKQITFEVLVKVLMSVGPGKELETLKREFEEFIKALICIPIKLPGTRLYKSLKAREKLLKIVGKIVEERKSRVGEKGAPRDAVDVLLQDHSENQGLPLDFISSHIIELMIPGEETVPTAMTLAVKFLGDCPRALAQLMEENMKLKKEKDGSGEEYTWTDYMSLQFTQNVISETLRMANIVNGVWRKAQKDVKIKDYLIPQGWCVLASFISVHMDEKNYANPHEFDPWRWEENLSATNNHNFTPFGGGQRLCPGVELTRLEISIFLHHLVTTYRWEAEKDEIVHFPTVKMRRKLPITVTTLSS; from the exons atgggatTTTGGGTATGGTTTGTGTGTGTTATTTTAGGTTGGTTTTTgttcaagaagaagaagaagattattGAGAACAAAGATGGAATTCCTAAAGGGAATTTGGGTTGGCCTTTCTTTGGTGAAACTCTTCAATTCATTTCTTCTGGCTATTCTTCTCGTCCTGTCACCTTCATGGACAAACGCAAATCTCT GTATGGGAATgtgtttaaaaccaacattttGGGGACACCCATAATAGTATCAACTGATTCAGAGGTGAACAAGGTTATTTTACAAAACCATGGGAATATATTTACCCCAGCTTACCCAAAATCAATAACAGAATTACTTGGTACATATTCAATTCTAAGAATGAAAGGGAACGTTCAAAGAAGACTTCATACAATCATTGGAGCCTTCCTTAGGTCTCCTCAACTCAAAGCCCAAATCACTAAAGATATTCAAAATACTGTTCAACTTAGACTTGCTAATTGGAACAATAACTCTCCATTGCATTTTCAAACTGAAGCCAAACAG aTCACATTTGAAGTATTGGTGAAGGTGTTGATGAGTGTGGGACCTGGTAAAGAATTGGAGACTTTAAAAAGGGAATTTGAAGAGTTTATTAAAGCTTTGATTTGTATACCTATTAAATTACCTGGAACTAGGCTATATAAATCTTTGAAG GCCAGAGAGAAGTTGTTGAAAATTGTGGGGAAGATTGTGGAAGAAAGGAAATCGAGGGTGGGGGAGAAGGGTGCACCGAGGGATGCGGTGGACGTGCTCTTACAGGATCACAGTGAGAACCAAGGGCTACCCCTCGATTTCATCAGCAGTCACATCATAGAGCTGATGATTCCCGGGGAGGAGACGGTACCGACGGCCATGACTCTCGCCGTTAAATTTCTCGGTGATTGTCCCCGCGCTCTTGCCCAATTAATG GAAGAGAATATGAAactgaagaaggagaaggatgGATCTGGGGAGGAGTATACGTGGACAGATTACATGTCTTTGCAATTTACTCAAAAT GTGATTAGTGAAACATTAAGAATGGCTAATATCGTCAATGGGGTTTGGAGAAAAGCTCAAAAAGATGTGAAAATCAAAG ACTATTTAATACCGCAAGGATGGTGCGTCCTGGCTTCCTTTATTTCAGTTCATATGGATGAAAAGAACTATGCAAACCCACATGAGTTTGATCCATGGAGATGGGAG GAAAATTTGTCTGCTACAAACAACCATAACTTTACACCTTTTGGAGGGGGACAGAGGCTATGTCCTGGAGTCGAACTCACCAGGCTCGAAATCTCAATTTTCCTTCATCATCTTGTCACGACCTACAG ATGGGAAGCTGAAAAGGATGAAATCGTCCATTTTCCGACAGTCAAGATGAGAAGGAAGCTGCCAATCACAGTCACAACCTTAAGTTCTTGA
- the LOC103485087 gene encoding 3-epi-6-deoxocathasterone 23-monooxygenase CYP90C1 isoform X2: MDKRKSLYGNVFKTNILGTPIIVSTDSEVNKVILQNHGNIFTPAYPKSITELLGTYSILRMKGNVQRRLHTIIGAFLRSPQLKAQITKDIQNTVQLRLANWNNNSPLHFQTEAKQITFEVLVKVLMSVGPGKELETLKREFEEFIKALICIPIKLPGTRLYKSLKAREKLLKIVGKIVEERKSRVGEKGAPRDAVDVLLQDHSENQGLPLDFISSHIIELMIPGEETVPTAMTLAVKFLGDCPRALAQLMEENMKLKKEKDGSGEEYTWTDYMSLQFTQNVISETLRMANIVNGVWRKAQKDVKIKDYLIPQGWCVLASFISVHMDEKNYANPHEFDPWRWEENLSATNNHNFTPFGGGQRLCPGVELTRLEISIFLHHLVTTYRWEAEKDEIVHFPTVKMRRKLPITVTTLSS, from the exons ATGGACAAACGCAAATCTCT GTATGGGAATgtgtttaaaaccaacattttGGGGACACCCATAATAGTATCAACTGATTCAGAGGTGAACAAGGTTATTTTACAAAACCATGGGAATATATTTACCCCAGCTTACCCAAAATCAATAACAGAATTACTTGGTACATATTCAATTCTAAGAATGAAAGGGAACGTTCAAAGAAGACTTCATACAATCATTGGAGCCTTCCTTAGGTCTCCTCAACTCAAAGCCCAAATCACTAAAGATATTCAAAATACTGTTCAACTTAGACTTGCTAATTGGAACAATAACTCTCCATTGCATTTTCAAACTGAAGCCAAACAG aTCACATTTGAAGTATTGGTGAAGGTGTTGATGAGTGTGGGACCTGGTAAAGAATTGGAGACTTTAAAAAGGGAATTTGAAGAGTTTATTAAAGCTTTGATTTGTATACCTATTAAATTACCTGGAACTAGGCTATATAAATCTTTGAAG GCCAGAGAGAAGTTGTTGAAAATTGTGGGGAAGATTGTGGAAGAAAGGAAATCGAGGGTGGGGGAGAAGGGTGCACCGAGGGATGCGGTGGACGTGCTCTTACAGGATCACAGTGAGAACCAAGGGCTACCCCTCGATTTCATCAGCAGTCACATCATAGAGCTGATGATTCCCGGGGAGGAGACGGTACCGACGGCCATGACTCTCGCCGTTAAATTTCTCGGTGATTGTCCCCGCGCTCTTGCCCAATTAATG GAAGAGAATATGAAactgaagaaggagaaggatgGATCTGGGGAGGAGTATACGTGGACAGATTACATGTCTTTGCAATTTACTCAAAAT GTGATTAGTGAAACATTAAGAATGGCTAATATCGTCAATGGGGTTTGGAGAAAAGCTCAAAAAGATGTGAAAATCAAAG ACTATTTAATACCGCAAGGATGGTGCGTCCTGGCTTCCTTTATTTCAGTTCATATGGATGAAAAGAACTATGCAAACCCACATGAGTTTGATCCATGGAGATGGGAG GAAAATTTGTCTGCTACAAACAACCATAACTTTACACCTTTTGGAGGGGGACAGAGGCTATGTCCTGGAGTCGAACTCACCAGGCTCGAAATCTCAATTTTCCTTCATCATCTTGTCACGACCTACAG ATGGGAAGCTGAAAAGGATGAAATCGTCCATTTTCCGACAGTCAAGATGAGAAGGAAGCTGCCAATCACAGTCACAACCTTAAGTTCTTGA
- the LOC103485093 gene encoding ribosomal RNA small subunit methyltransferase, mitochondrial — MLRPHKNLCRFIYGLNHHQFLHCIRSASTYQHNHRNNGPHGNLPKKDENEEAHLYFYKSRGQHILTNQRILDSIVRKSAILPTDTVLEIGPGTGNLTLKLLEASQKVIAVEIDKRMVEVLHRRVAEHQLEDRICVICQDALKCELPHFDLVVANIPYGISSPLVAKLVYGTIPFRSATLLLQKEFARRLLADPGDSEYNRLAVNVKLVADVEHVMDVSKRDFVPCPKVDSSVVLIRPKKEVPEVNLEEWRAFTRTCFGKKNKTLGATFKQKRKLMDLMHSNSEEGFNSFRETVIQVLKSGDFEDKRPVKLCNEKLLHLLALFNQSGIYFDNRSELQDAERSVLADAYSSEQE; from the exons ATGCTTCGTCCCCACAAGAATCTATGCAGGTTCATCTATGGCCTGAACCACCATCAATTCCTTCACTGTATACGTTCAGCATCCACTTATCAACACAACCACAGAAACAATGGCCCACATGGAAATCTTCCAAAGAAAGATGAGAACGAAGAAGCCCATTTGTATTTCTACAAGAGCAGAGGCCAGCACATTCTTACAAACCAACGAATTCTGGACTCTATTGTTCGAAAATCTGCAATACTTCCGACCGATACGGTCTTGGAGATCGGACCCGGCACTGGAAATTTGACATTGAAGCTTTTGGAAGCCTCTCAAAAGGTCATAGCCGTTGAAATCGATAAAAGAATGGTCGAGGTTCTTCACAGACGCGTGGCGGAGCACCAACTTGAAGACCGCATTTGT GTCATATGTCAAGATGCTTTGAAATGCGAGTTACCTCATTTCGACCTCGTTGTGGCCAACATCCCTTATGGTATATCTTCCCCGCTTGTGGCCAAGTTGGTATACGGGACAATTCCATTCCGGAGTGCCACGCTTCTACTTCAGAAGGAGTTTGCACGGCGGTTGTTGGCGGATCCTGGTGATTCTGAGTATAATCGTTTGGCTGTTAATGTGAAACTGGTGGCTGATGTGGAGCATGTCATGGATGTAAGCAAGAGGGACTTTGTTCCTTGTCCTAAAGTCGACTCATCTGTGGTGTTAATCCGGCCCAAGAAGGAAGTTCCAGAAGTGAACCTGGAAGAGTGGCGGGCGTTCACTAGAACTTGCTTTGGCAAGAAGAATAAGACACTTGGGGCAACATTCAAGCAGAAGAGGAAGCTGATGGACCTTATGCACTCAAATTCAGAGGAGGGGTTTAATTCCTTCCGGGAGACGGTCATACAGGTTCTAAAATCTGGGGACTTTGAAGATAAAAGGCCTGTGAAGTTGTGTAACGAAAAATTACTACATTTGCTAGCATTGTTTAATCAATCTGGAATTTATTTTGACAATAGATCGGAGCTTCAAGATGCTGAAAGAAGTGTCTTAGCTGATGCCTATAGTTCAGAACAAGAGTAA
- the LOC103485094 gene encoding beta-galactosidase 3, giving the protein MATNSVSKLSMLVLGLFWLLGVQFVQCSVTYDRKAILINGQRRVLFSGSIHYPRSTPEMWEGLIQKAKEGGLDVVETYVFWNVHEPSPGNYNFEGRYDLVRFIKTIQKAGLYANLRIGPYVCAEWNFGGFPVWLKYVPGISFRTDNEPFKRAMQGFTEKIVGLMKSENLFESQGGPIILSQIENEYGVQSKLFGAAGQNYMTWAAKMAVGLGTGVPWVMCKEEDAPDPVINTCNGFYCDAFSPNRPYKPAMWTEAWSGWFNEFGGPIHQRPVQDLAFAVARFIQKGGSFINYYMYHGGTNFGRTAGGPFITTSYDYDAPIDEYGLIRQPKYGHLKELHRAVKMCEKALVSAEPIVTSLGSSQQAYVYTSESGNCAAFLSNYDTDSAARVMFNNMHYNLPPWSISILPDCRNVVFNTAKVGVQTSQFEMLPTNSPMLLWESYNEDISAEDDSTTMTASGLLEQINVTKDTSDYLWYITSVDIGSTESFLHGGELPTLIVQSTGHAVHIFINGRLSGSAFGSRENRRFTYTGKVNFRAGRNTIALLSVAVGLPNVGGHFETWNTGILGPVALHGLDHGKLDLSWAKWTYKVGLKGEAMNLVSPNGISSVEWMEGSLAAQAPQPLTWHKSNFDAPEGDEPLAIDMRGMGKGQIWINGVSIGRYWTAYATSNCDKCNYAGTFRPPKCQQGCGQPTQRWYHVPRAWLKPKDNLLVVFEELAGNPTSISLVKRSVTSVCADVSEYHPTLKNWHIESYGKSEDLHRPKVHLKCSAGYSITSIKFASFGTPLGTCGSYQQGTCHAPMSYDILEKRCIGKQRCAVTISNTNFGQDPCPNVLKRLSVEVVCAPATTAAEPNWRG; this is encoded by the exons ATGGCAACCAACTCGGTTTCCAAGCTTTCGATGTTGGTTTTGGGACTATTTTGGCTTTTGGGTGTTCAGTTTGTTCAATGTAGTGTGACATATGATAGAAAGGCTATTTTGATTAATGGGCAGAGGAGAGTTCTCTTCTCTGGTTCCATACATTATCCAAGAAGCACTCCTGAG ATGTGGGAAGGTCTGATACAGAAAGCAAAAGAAGGTGGTCTTGATGTCGTTGAAACCTATGTGTTTTGGAATGTTCATGAACCTTCCCCTGGCAAT TACAATTTTGAAGGGAGATATGATCTGGTGAGGTTCATAAAGACCATTCAGAAAGCTGGATTATATGCAAATCTACGCATTGGACCTTATGTTTGTGCGGAGTGGAACTTTGG AGGATTTCCTGTTTGGCTGAAGTATGTCCCAGGCATTAGCTTCAGAACAGATAACGAACCTTTCAAG AGAGCAATGCAGGGATTTACAGAAAAAATTGTGGGGTTGATGAAAAGTGAAAACTTGTTTGAGTCCCAAGGTGGCCCCATCATTCTTTCTCAG ATTGAGAATGAATATGGAGTACAGAGCAAGTTATTTGGGGCTGCTGGGCAAAATTATATGACATGGGCGGCAAAGATGGCTGTAGGACTAGGAACTGGTGTCCCATGGGTGATGTGCAAGGAAGAGGATGCCCCCGATCCAGTG ATTAATACATGCAATGGCTTTTATTGTGATGCATTTTCTCCAAATAGACCCTACAAACCTGCAATGTGGACAGAGGCTTGGAGTGGCTG GTTTAATGAGTTTGGGGGTCCAATTCACCAGAGACCCGTTCAAGATTTGGCATTTGCAGTTGCTCGGTTCATTCAGAAAGGAGGATCGTTTATTAACTATTACATG TACCATGGAGGGACGAACTTTGGACGCACAGCAGGAGGACCTTTCATTACTACCAGTTATGACTATGATGCTCCAATAGATGAATATG GATTGATCAGGCAACCAAAGTACGGTCATTTGAAGGAGCTTCATAGGGCAGTGAAGATGTGCGAGAAAGCATTAGTTTCAGCAGAACCAATTGTGACTTCATTAGGGAGCTCTCAACAG GCTTACGTTTACACATCAGAATCAGGAAATTGTGCTGCCTTTCTTTCAAATTATGACACAGATTCAGCTGCAAGAGTGATGTTCAATAACATGCACTATAATTTGCCTCCATGGTCCATCAGTATCCTTCCTGATTGCAGAAACGTAGTTTTCAATACTGCTAAG GTTGGAGTTCAAACATCACAATTTGAAATGCTACCAACAAACTCTCCAATGCTCTTATGGGAAAGCTACAATGAAGACATTTCTGCTGAGGATGATAGCACAACAATGACTGCTTCTGGTTTACTAGAGCAGATTAATGTTACCAAAGACACTAGTGACTACCTGTGGTATATTACTAG TGTAGATATTGGCTCAACTGAATCCTTCCTGCATGGTGGAGAACTCCCCACGCTGATTGTTCAGTCAACTGGCCATGCTGTGCATATCTTTATTAATGGGAGGCTTTCAG GTTCTGCCTTTGGGTCAAGAGAAAATAGAAGATTCACTTATACTGGCAAAGTCAATTTTCGTGCTGGACGAAACACAATTGCACTCCTGAGTGTTGCCGTGGGACTGCCA AATGTTGGGGGCCACTTTGAGACATGGAACACCGGAATATTAGGTCCAGTTGCTCTTCATGGACTTGATCACGGAAAATTGGACTTATCCTGGGCGAAATGGACTTACAAG GTTGGGCTGAAAGGAGAAGCCATGAATCTCGTATCTCCAAATGGTATATCTTCAGTCGAATGGATGGAAGGATCGTTGGCTGCACAAGCACCACAACCACTGACTTGGCACAAG AGCAACTTTGATGCACCTGAAGGAGATGAGCCATTGGCTATAGACATGCGAGGAATGGGGAAGGGCCAAATATGGATTAATGGAGTGAGTATTGGTAGATACTGGACTGCTTATGCTACTAGTAATTGTGATAAATGCAATTATGCTGGAACCTTTAGACCTCCCAAGTGTCAGCAAGGCTGTGGCCAGCCAACACAAAGATG GTACCATGTCCCTCGTGCTTGGTTGAAGCCAAAAGACAATCTGTTAGTAGTTTTTGAGGAACTTGCAGGGAATCCCACAAGCATCAGCTTGGTGAAGAGATCAGTGACTAGTGTTTGTGCCGATGTCTCGGAATACCATCCAACTCTTAAGAACTGGCACATTGAAAGCTACGGAAAGTCGGAGGATTTACATAGACCCAAAGTTCATCTCAAGTGTTCTGCAGGTTATTCCATAACATCCATCAAATTTGCAAGCTTCGGAACTCCACTAGGAACCTGCGGAAGCTACCAACAAGGAACTTGCCATGCTCCGATGTCATACGACATTCTAGAGAAG AGGTGCATAGGGAAGCAAAGATGTGCTGTTACCATATCCAATACTAACTTCGGGCAAGATCCATGTCCAAATGTGTTGAAGCGACTATCAGTTGAAGTTGTATGTGCTCCGGCGACTACTGCCGCAGAACCCAACTGGAGGGGTTGA